The DNA segment CAGGGTCATGAACCGGGTCTCGAGGTTGATCACGTCGAACGGGCCTATCACGAAGTCGGTCGGCGTGCCCGCCTCGATAGCGTCGATCCCCTCGCCGAGATCGATGTCGAACGACGGGGTCACGGTCACGGTCGTGGCCTCCTGCACGCCGACGATGGTGACGTAGCCGCGGTTCTTCGTGACCGACGCCACCGGGCCCGACGGCGTGTAGCCGACCACGATGTGGTCCTTGCCGAGCGCGGACGTCGGGAGGAGCAGCGAGGCGTCGTTGGAGAACTGCTGATCGAGCGTGTTGAACTGGTACGCCACGACCGGGACGTCCGAGGTGATCCGGAACGCGTCCGACGAGAGGCGGGTCTGCGGCCCGTCGTCGACGTGGTTGTCCGTGAAGTCGCCGCCGTCCACGTCGCGCCGCGGGAGCCGGAAGATGTAGAGGCCGAGCGGCTCGACCGCGTGCGTCTCGACGACCGAGAGCGAGAGCGGCTCGCCCTGCGGCGCCTCGTTGATCTCCACGGTCACGTTCGCAGAGATGCTGTTGCCGATGTTCGCCACCGCCACCGCGAACTGGCCCTCCGCGGCGTCGTCGACGAAGTTCTGCGCGTTGTCGAGATCCACCGCCCAGTACTCGCACCCGATGTTGCTCTGGGTCGCGGCCGCGATGTCGCACGGATCGCCGCCCTCGCATGCCCCGTCGACGCAGACCGCGCTGACCTCGGCGCAGTCCATGAACGGGGAGTAGCCCATGCCGTCGTCGTCGCAGACCAGGACGGTGTCGAGCTCGCAGATCGAGTCCCCGGGGATGCACTCGACGCAGCCGAGGTACGAGACGCACACCGCCTCGCACGACTCGACGAGCGTCCACTCGCCGCCCTCGCAGACGTTGTAGTCCTGGCCGGCGCAGTCGAAGGTCCCTTCCTCGCAGTCCCCGTCGGTGTCGGTGTCCGTGTCGCCCGCGGCGACGTCCTCGTTCGACACCTCGCACGCGCCGATGAGCGCCGCAAAAGAGAGCAGGGCGCCCGACGCGATCACGACCAACGTAGTGAACGGTTTCATTTCTTTCCTCCTTCGAGTTCGGTAAGCCGCGCGGCGGCTTGGGGCGCGGCGAACGCGTTCGGGTAGCTTCCGATGAAGGCCTCGAGCGCGTCGCGTTCGTCGTCCTCTCGGCCGAGGGCCCGTAGAGCGCGCGCCTTGCCGTAGAGCGCCTCCGGCGCCAGGGCGCCCTGGGCCGGCGTCTCCAGATAGCTGGCGTAGCACTCGAGCGCCTTCTCGGGCGCGCCGAGGCGTACGAGGCGCAGCTCGCCGAGGGAGACGAGCGAAGTCCGCGCTTCGGTGCTCTTCGGGTGGATGGATATCAGCTCTTCGTACGCCTCGGCCGCGGCGCCCCACTCGCGAGCCGCGCGCAACTCCTGCGCCCGCGCGAGCATCTCGGAGGCGCCCGCCTTCGCCGCCGCGCGGCTCGCGGCGCCTGCCTTCGGCGGCAGCTGCCCGAGCTCGAAAACCCGCGACAGCCGCTCGCTCCGCGCCAGCTCGACGAGCTCACGGACCGGCGCGCGGCCGTCCGCCGTGAGCTCCACGGTCCGGTGTCCGGACCGGACCAGCGCGGCGACGGGCGTCGATCCGAGGAGGACGCCGTCGAGCGAGACCTGCGCGCCGGTCGGCAGGCTCTGGATGTCGACCGCGGAGGCGGATTCGGAATCGGAAAGAAGATCGAGCATGCGCAGGCTCTGATCGAGGCGCCGCGACTCGGATTCCTCGAGCGGGCGCCTGCCCCCGCCGTCGAGCCTCGACGTCTCCCCGACGCCCAAGGCGCGCGGTGTCCGTCCGTTCGCGCGCAGGGAGACCTCGCCGCGCAGCACGCCGACGCGCGTCGTGCCGTCCGCGACGCCGACCTCGAACACGGTGCCCACGACGCCGACGGAGCCCGACGCGGTCGTCACCGAGAACGGCGGGCCGCTCCTCTTCGGTTCCACGGCCGCAACGACGTCGCCCGCGTCGACCCGCACCTCGACGGCGCCCTCGTCGAGAGAGGGGATACGCACGCGCGCGCCGGGCAGGAGCAGCAGCTTGATCCCGGAGTCGAGGGCGATCGCCAAAGCGCCCTCGGAGGCGACGAGCGTATCGCCGCGGGCGATGGCCCGCCCGGGCTCGAGGCCGATCTCGGTGCCGAGCAGGACGGCGCCGGAGGAGGGCGCGGGCGCCGACGGCGCGGCGATCTCGGCCGTCGCGGAATCGCGGCTCGCCGTCGATGCCGGTACGGGCGAGCGCGTGTCTTCGGCAAGGCGACCCACGGTCGCGGTCACGACCACGGCGGCGCACGCGGCCGCGGCTGCGACCGCGCCCAGGAGGGCGGCGCGTCGCCGGGCCGTCCCGGTGCGGGGCTTCGTGACTGCGGCCGCGGCCACCGCGTCGTCCAGCCATCGGCGCCGGGCGATGTCGTCCTCGATGTAGCGCGGCAGCTCGACCGGCCCGTCGATGCGCATCGCGGCGACGGCGCGTCGCTCGAGCCCGCACTCCGCACACTCCGCGACGTGCCGCTCGATGATCTCGAACTCGTCCGCGGAGAGGATCCGCCCGCCGGTCTGTTCTTCAAAGAGC comes from the Pseudomonadota bacterium genome and includes:
- a CDS encoding IgGFc-binding protein, giving the protein MKPFTTLVVIASGALLSFAALIGACEVSNEDVAAGDTDTDTDGDCEEGTFDCAGQDYNVCEGGEWTLVESCEAVCVSYLGCVECIPGDSICELDTVLVCDDDGMGYSPFMDCAEVSAVCVDGACEGGDPCDIAAATQSNIGCEYWAVDLDNAQNFVDDAAEGQFAVAVANIGNSISANVTVEINEAPQGEPLSLSVVETHAVEPLGLYIFRLPRRDVDGGDFTDNHVDDGPQTRLSSDAFRITSDVPVVAYQFNTLDQQFSNDASLLLPTSALGKDHIVVGYTPSGPVASVTKNRGYVTIVGVQEATTVTVTPSFDIDLGEGIDAIEAGTPTDFVIGPFDVINLETRFMTLVDPTIPDLSGTTVISDGPVAVFFGTDLSLVSNTDIYEDSCCAEHLEEQILPSAAMAQKFVVSHSAIRSEGTPEQDYYRIMSYNGATVTTSLPSPNDSFTLGAGEYRELFTNTGFTVEASEGYLHVAQFLVAGGDVPNPFGPAGDSSLMYIPAVDQRRGLYVFTTGEGFAYNAVVVSKPQGAVATIDDGLDVDSTCVGPRVDGEIDGITYEAWECEVDDGAHIVYSGDDPEDATIPIAVYFYSYYNAGSISYPAGSDLRHTNPIVIE
- a CDS encoding FecR domain-containing protein → MGRMNEGGASGCELVARLFEEQTGGRILSADEFEIIERHVAECAECGLERRAVAAMRIDGPVELPRYIEDDIARRRWLDDAVAAAAVTKPRTGTARRRAALLGAVAAAAACAAVVVTATVGRLAEDTRSPVPASTASRDSATAEIAAPSAPAPSSGAVLLGTEIGLEPGRAIARGDTLVASEGALAIALDSGIKLLLLPGARVRIPSLDEGAVEVRVDAGDVVAAVEPKRSGPPFSVTTASGSVGVVGTVFEVGVADGTTRVGVLRGEVSLRANGRTPRALGVGETSRLDGGGRRPLEESESRRLDQSLRMLDLLSDSESASAVDIQSLPTGAQVSLDGVLLGSTPVAALVRSGHRTVELTADGRAPVRELVELARSERLSRVFELGQLPPKAGAASRAAAKAGASEMLARAQELRAAREWGAAAEAYEELISIHPKSTEARTSLVSLGELRLVRLGAPEKALECYASYLETPAQGALAPEALYGKARALRALGREDDERDALEAFIGSYPNAFAAPQAAARLTELEGGKK